A genomic stretch from Glaciecola nitratireducens FR1064 includes:
- a CDS encoding 5-oxoprolinase subunit PxpA, which translates to MKLNADLGESYGHWQFDADSDIMPYIDMANVACGGHAGDPTVMHKTIELAAEHNVLIGAHPSYPDLQGFGRRSMRVPPNELMLIIQAQMATLDGLAKCQGKEVSYVKPHGALYNDMMADKAVRNVVFSAVSGFYCNLPLVVQASTENETLRIEARERDITLIFEAFSDRLYLDSGLLTPRSHPRAVLNANDAVEQARRLIQRNEVITESGAILPIFADTICVHGDTPEAMHTVKKIRELLQ; encoded by the coding sequence ATGAAATTAAATGCGGATTTAGGTGAAAGTTACGGGCATTGGCAGTTCGATGCCGACAGCGACATAATGCCCTATATTGATATGGCAAATGTTGCCTGCGGTGGTCATGCGGGCGACCCTACGGTGATGCACAAAACCATTGAGCTAGCGGCAGAACATAATGTTCTCATTGGTGCTCATCCCTCTTATCCAGATCTACAGGGTTTTGGGCGCAGAAGTATGCGGGTTCCGCCTAATGAATTGATGCTCATTATTCAAGCCCAAATGGCGACCTTGGATGGACTTGCAAAATGCCAAGGTAAAGAAGTGAGCTATGTTAAACCTCACGGTGCACTTTATAACGATATGATGGCAGATAAAGCGGTAAGAAACGTTGTGTTTTCTGCTGTTTCTGGTTTTTACTGCAACTTGCCCTTAGTTGTTCAGGCTAGTACTGAAAATGAGACTCTGCGAATTGAAGCTAGAGAGCGTGATATTACCTTAATATTTGAAGCTTTTTCTGATCGTCTGTATTTAGATTCTGGACTGTTAACGCCTCGCAGTCATCCTCGAGCCGTGTTGAATGCTAATGACGCAGTTGAGCAAGCACGGCGTCTTATTCAAAGAAATGAGGTCATCACTGAGAGTGGGGCTATTTTGCCCATTTTTGCTGATACCATTTGCGTTCATGGTGATACGCCAGAGGCAATGCATACCGTTAAAAAAATAAGAGAGTTATTGCAATAA